In the genome of Halostella limicola, one region contains:
- a CDS encoding cytochrome P450 yields the protein MASTDPPASEGEPRSERQSPSEASDDGVSPENAPLPPGPNGLPVVGSTFRATRDGVAFAESLGKYGDVVSYDAFGTTFVAVSRPDLLEAVLVSRNDEFWKGEYERAFGELIAPEGLAFTEGERWRRQRTLLQSTFTPDRVRSYGDVMVDLAAATADRWADGEVVRADEAFASLTLRILTRTLFDVDLGGERGRAVRDFAAALREYVDAMGVNTLLPEWVPTPSRRRHDRATAALDDLVETLIAERDGTGDDLLSTLVDAEFPDGTTMDHDTVRDQLVTFLFAGHETTATALTYACWLLAGRDDVRKRLDAELDAVLGDRDPTVADLPELEYLDSVVRETLRLYPPVYAVYREPRETTTLGGYRIPADATLQLSIYGVHRDERWWDDPESFRPGRWTDDGSDADAAGGSDSRPEYAFCPFGGGPRHCIGMRFATMELKLAMATLARRVEFDRVTETVDPEMNVTLDPGEVRLRARKRR from the coding sequence ATGGCGTCCACCGACCCACCGGCGAGCGAGGGCGAACCGCGGAGCGAGCGGCAGTCGCCGAGCGAGGCCTCCGACGACGGCGTCTCTCCCGAGAACGCGCCGCTCCCGCCGGGGCCGAACGGCCTCCCGGTCGTCGGCTCGACGTTCCGCGCGACCCGCGACGGCGTCGCGTTCGCCGAGTCGCTGGGGAAGTACGGCGACGTGGTCTCGTACGACGCGTTCGGCACCACGTTCGTCGCCGTCTCGCGACCTGACCTCCTCGAAGCGGTGCTCGTCTCGCGGAACGACGAGTTCTGGAAGGGGGAGTACGAGCGGGCGTTCGGCGAACTGATCGCCCCTGAGGGGCTGGCGTTCACGGAGGGCGAGCGGTGGCGGCGCCAGCGCACGCTCCTCCAGTCGACGTTCACCCCGGACCGCGTCCGGTCCTACGGGGACGTGATGGTCGACCTCGCCGCGGCGACCGCGGACAGGTGGGCCGACGGGGAGGTCGTGCGCGCCGACGAGGCGTTCGCGTCGCTCACGCTCCGGATCCTCACCCGAACGCTGTTCGACGTGGACCTCGGCGGGGAGCGCGGCCGGGCGGTCCGGGACTTCGCCGCGGCGCTGCGCGAGTACGTCGACGCGATGGGGGTCAACACGCTCCTCCCGGAGTGGGTGCCGACGCCGAGCAGGCGGCGACACGACCGCGCGACGGCGGCCCTCGACGACCTCGTCGAGACGCTGATCGCGGAGCGCGACGGAACGGGAGACGACCTCCTGTCGACGCTGGTCGACGCGGAGTTCCCGGACGGGACGACGATGGACCACGACACGGTCCGCGACCAGCTCGTCACCTTCCTCTTCGCCGGCCACGAGACGACGGCGACCGCGCTCACCTACGCGTGCTGGCTGCTCGCGGGTCGAGACGACGTCCGCAAGCGCCTCGACGCGGAACTGGACGCCGTCCTCGGCGACCGCGACCCGACGGTCGCGGACCTGCCGGAACTGGAGTACCTCGACAGCGTCGTCCGCGAGACCCTCCGCCTCTACCCGCCCGTCTACGCCGTCTACCGCGAACCCCGCGAGACGACAACGCTCGGGGGGTATCGGATCCCCGCTGACGCGACGCTCCAGCTATCGATCTACGGCGTCCACCGGGACGAACGCTGGTGGGACGACCCCGAGTCGTTCCGGCCCGGCCGCTGGACCGACGACGGAAGCGACGCTGACGCCGCGGGTGGCTCTGACTCCCGTCCGGAGTACGCCTTCTGCCCGTTCGGCGGCGGCCCGCGCCACTGCATCGGGATGCGCTTCGCGACGATGGAGTTAAAGCTCGCGATGGCGACGCTCGCCCGGCGTGTCGAGTTCGATCGCGTGACTGAGACCGTCGACCCGGAGATGAACGTCACGCTGGACCCCGGCGAGGTGCGGCTACGCGCGAGAAAGCGCCGCTGA
- a CDS encoding helix-turn-helix domain-containing protein, with product MQSLDATVYLPESMRLPSPEGVDVEEAFVREELLTWNVDESRDVVCFLSLVVGERATCREALAAIDAVRSFDVAPVDGDAFYAYVEMALRPADRALFETLDGRRVVVVPPVVFGPGGEVAMTVLGEPGELREVVASLPDGVDVEIERVGTHRGLAGSLAGRLTGRQFEALSVARELGYYEVPREASLAEVAAALDCSESTASALLRKAQASLVDAAVGW from the coding sequence GTGCAGTCGCTCGACGCCACCGTCTACCTGCCCGAGTCGATGCGGTTGCCCTCGCCGGAGGGGGTCGACGTCGAGGAGGCGTTCGTCCGCGAAGAGCTGCTGACGTGGAACGTCGACGAGTCGCGGGACGTGGTCTGTTTCCTCTCGCTCGTCGTCGGGGAGCGGGCGACATGCCGCGAGGCGCTCGCGGCTATCGACGCGGTGCGGTCGTTCGACGTCGCGCCGGTGGACGGAGACGCGTTCTACGCCTACGTCGAGATGGCCCTCAGGCCGGCCGACCGCGCGCTGTTCGAGACGCTCGACGGGCGACGCGTCGTGGTCGTCCCGCCGGTCGTGTTCGGCCCCGGCGGCGAGGTGGCGATGACCGTCCTCGGCGAGCCCGGGGAGCTCCGCGAGGTCGTCGCGAGCCTGCCCGACGGGGTCGACGTCGAGATAGAGCGCGTCGGAACGCACCGCGGCCTCGCCGGGTCGCTCGCCGGTCGGCTCACCGGCCGCCAGTTCGAGGCGCTGTCGGTCGCCCGCGAACTGGGCTACTACGAGGTGCCGCGCGAGGCGTCGCTCGCCGAGGTCGCGGCCGCCCTCGACTGCTCGGAGAGCACCGCGTCCGCGTTGCTGCGCAAGGCCCAGGCGTCGCTCGTCGACGCGGCGGTCGGTTGGTGA
- a CDS encoding acetyl-CoA carboxylase biotin carboxylase subunit encodes MFRKVLVANRGEIAVRVMRACEELNIGTVAIYSDADKNGGHVRYADEAYNVGPAKASESYLDQEAIMEAARKADADAIHPGYGFLAENAEFAERVEESEVTWIGPASDAMEQMGEKTKARKVMQEADVPIVPGTTDPVTDVEEVTDFGDEHGYPIAIKAEGGGGGRGMKVVQSADEAEEQLESARREGEAYFSNDSVYLERYLENPRHIEVQIIADKQGNVRHLGERDCSLQRRHQKVIEEGPSPALSDELREKIGEAARRGADAAGYYNAGTFEFLVEEEDRSGDELLGPDANFYFLEVNTRIQVEHTVTEEITGIDIVKEQIRVAAGEKLEFSQDDVTFDGHAMEFRINAENAANEFAPAQGGDLETYDPPGGIGVRMDDALRQGDEVVTDYDSMIAKLIVHGSDREECISRSLRALREYDIDGVVTIIPFHRLMLTDERFTNGTHTTKYLDEQIDKSRIEEAQKQWGPEDVGGGGDEDEEVVEREFTVEVNGKRFEVNLEERGAAPITAASGGGGGGATAQRPESAGSSGDSGGGTEITGEGEQVTAEMQGTILEVNVEEGDEVAAGDVICVLEAMKMENDVVAEQGGTVTQVAIGEGDSVDMGDVLVVMD; translated from the coding sequence ATGTTCAGGAAGGTTCTGGTCGCGAACCGCGGTGAGATCGCGGTTCGGGTCATGCGGGCGTGCGAGGAACTGAACATCGGCACGGTCGCCATCTACAGCGACGCCGACAAGAACGGGGGGCACGTGCGGTACGCGGACGAGGCGTACAACGTCGGACCCGCGAAGGCCAGCGAGTCCTACCTCGATCAGGAGGCGATCATGGAGGCCGCGCGGAAGGCCGACGCGGACGCCATCCACCCCGGCTACGGGTTCCTGGCGGAGAACGCCGAGTTCGCCGAGCGCGTCGAGGAGAGCGAGGTCACGTGGATCGGCCCGGCCAGCGACGCGATGGAGCAGATGGGCGAGAAGACGAAGGCCCGGAAGGTGATGCAGGAGGCGGACGTGCCTATCGTCCCCGGGACGACCGACCCCGTCACGGACGTCGAGGAAGTCACCGACTTCGGCGACGAACACGGCTACCCGATCGCCATCAAGGCTGAGGGCGGCGGCGGCGGCCGCGGGATGAAGGTCGTCCAGAGCGCCGACGAGGCCGAGGAGCAACTGGAGAGCGCGCGCCGCGAGGGCGAAGCGTACTTCTCCAACGACTCGGTGTACCTGGAGCGCTACCTGGAGAACCCCCGCCACATCGAGGTGCAGATCATCGCCGACAAACAGGGTAACGTCCGTCACCTCGGCGAGCGCGACTGCTCGCTCCAGCGCCGCCACCAGAAGGTCATCGAGGAGGGGCCGAGCCCCGCGCTGTCGGACGAACTCCGCGAGAAGATCGGCGAGGCGGCCCGCCGCGGCGCGGACGCGGCCGGCTACTACAACGCCGGGACGTTCGAGTTCCTCGTCGAGGAGGAGGACCGGAGCGGCGACGAGCTCCTAGGCCCGGACGCAAACTTCTACTTCCTCGAAGTCAACACGCGCATCCAGGTCGAGCACACCGTCACCGAGGAGATCACGGGCATCGACATCGTCAAGGAGCAGATCCGCGTCGCCGCGGGCGAGAAACTGGAGTTCTCCCAGGACGACGTGACGTTCGACGGCCACGCGATGGAGTTCCGCATCAACGCGGAGAACGCGGCCAACGAGTTCGCCCCCGCGCAGGGCGGCGACCTGGAGACGTACGACCCGCCGGGCGGCATCGGCGTTCGGATGGACGACGCGCTCCGGCAGGGCGACGAGGTCGTCACCGACTACGACTCGATGATCGCGAAGCTGATCGTCCACGGCTCGGACCGAGAGGAGTGCATCTCCCGCAGCCTCCGGGCGCTTCGTGAGTACGACATCGACGGCGTCGTCACGATCATCCCGTTCCACCGCCTGATGCTCACCGACGAGCGGTTCACCAACGGGACGCACACGACGAAGTACCTCGATGAGCAGATCGACAAGAGCCGGATCGAGGAGGCCCAGAAGCAGTGGGGCCCCGAGGACGTCGGCGGTGGCGGCGACGAGGACGAGGAGGTCGTTGAGCGCGAGTTCACCGTCGAGGTCAACGGCAAGCGCTTCGAGGTCAACCTCGAGGAGCGCGGCGCGGCGCCGATCACGGCCGCGTCGGGCGGCGGCGGTGGCGGCGCAACCGCGCAGCGCCCCGAGTCCGCGGGGTCGAGCGGGGACTCGGGCGGCGGCACCGAGATCACCGGCGAGGGCGAGCAGGTCACCGCCGAGATGCAGGGGACCATCCTCGAAGTGAACGTCGAGGAGGGCGACGAGGTCGCCGCCGGCGACGTCATCTGCGTACTGGAGGCGATGAAGATGGAGAACGACGTCGTCGCCGAGCAGGGCGGCACCGTCACGCAGGTCGCCATCGGCGAGGGCGACAGCGTCGACATGGGCGACGTGCTCGTCGTGATGGACTGA
- the dgoD gene encoding galactonate dehydratase, giving the protein MEITDYELFEVPPRWLFLKVTTSDGTVGWGEPVVEGRARTVRTGVEELMDNYLLGEDPAAIEDHWQTMYRGGFYRGGPVLMSAIAGIDQALWDIKGKRFGAPVYELLGGKARDRIRVYQWVGGDRPADVGEAAREKVDAGFTALKMNATPEMERVDSPAAVQAAVNRIAEVREAVGDDVDIGVDFHGRVAKSMAKRLAEALDPYDPMFVEEPVLPQNNEALPNIAQHTSTPIATGERMYSRWDFKEIFEQGVVDVIQPDLSHAGGITEVKKIASMAEAYDVAMAPHCPLGPIALASCVQVDACSPNAFIQEQSLDIHYNETSDVLDYLADPSVFEYDEGYVDLPDGPGLGVEIDEAVVRERAGDVNWHNPVWRHEDGSVAEW; this is encoded by the coding sequence ATGGAGATCACCGACTACGAGCTGTTCGAGGTGCCGCCGCGCTGGCTGTTTCTGAAGGTGACGACGAGCGACGGGACGGTCGGCTGGGGCGAACCGGTCGTCGAGGGGCGCGCCAGAACCGTGCGGACCGGGGTCGAGGAGCTGATGGACAACTACCTGCTCGGCGAGGACCCCGCCGCCATCGAGGACCACTGGCAGACGATGTACCGCGGCGGGTTCTACCGCGGCGGCCCCGTCCTCATGAGCGCCATCGCCGGCATCGATCAGGCCCTCTGGGACATCAAGGGCAAGCGCTTCGGCGCGCCCGTCTACGAGCTGCTCGGCGGCAAGGCCCGCGACCGCATCCGCGTCTACCAGTGGGTCGGCGGCGACCGCCCCGCCGACGTCGGCGAGGCCGCCCGCGAGAAGGTCGACGCCGGCTTCACCGCCCTGAAGATGAACGCCACCCCCGAGATGGAGCGCGTCGACTCCCCCGCCGCCGTGCAGGCGGCCGTCAACCGCATCGCCGAGGTCCGCGAGGCGGTGGGCGACGACGTGGACATCGGCGTCGACTTCCACGGCCGCGTCGCGAAGTCGATGGCCAAGCGCCTCGCCGAGGCGCTGGACCCGTACGACCCGATGTTCGTCGAGGAGCCGGTCCTCCCTCAGAACAACGAGGCGCTGCCGAACATCGCTCAGCACACCTCGACGCCGATCGCGACCGGCGAGCGCATGTACTCGCGGTGGGACTTCAAGGAGATCTTCGAACAGGGCGTCGTCGACGTGATCCAGCCCGACCTCTCGCACGCGGGCGGCATCACCGAGGTGAAGAAGATCGCCTCGATGGCCGAGGCCTACGACGTGGCGATGGCCCCGCACTGCCCGCTCGGCCCCATCGCGCTCGCCTCCTGCGTCCAGGTCGACGCCTGCTCGCCGAACGCCTTCATCCAGGAGCAGAGCCTCGACATCCACTACAACGAGACCAGCGACGTGCTCGACTACCTCGCCGACCCCAGCGTCTTCGAGTACGACGAGGGGTACGTCGACCTCCCGGACGGCCCCGGACTGGGCGTCGAGATCGACGAAGCGGTCGTCCGCGAGCGCGCCGGCGACGTGAACTGGCACAACCCCGTCTGGCGCCACGAGGACGGCAGCGTCGCGGAGTGGTGA
- a CDS encoding bifunctional 4-hydroxy-2-oxoglutarate aldolase/2-dehydro-3-deoxy-phosphogluconate aldolase, producing the protein MADEYGYDRTRRIVEGGVIGIMRGVDREKAVDVAAALRDGGVTAIEVTADTPGALDMIEDVAGAMGDDVLVGAGTVLDSETARAALLAGAEFVVTPSLNEGVVETCNRYGAPVAPGVATPTEAVRAFEAGADLAKVFPAASLGPDHVASIGGPLGQIPLVPTGGVSLDNVEAFVEAGAVAVGVGSSLVDDEAVAAEDYDALRERASAFADAVADAK; encoded by the coding sequence ATGGCTGACGAGTACGGGTACGACCGGACGCGGCGGATCGTCGAGGGCGGCGTGATCGGGATCATGCGCGGCGTCGACCGAGAGAAGGCGGTCGACGTGGCGGCGGCGCTGCGGGACGGCGGCGTCACCGCGATCGAGGTGACCGCGGACACCCCGGGCGCGCTGGACATGATCGAGGACGTCGCCGGCGCGATGGGCGACGACGTGCTCGTCGGGGCGGGCACCGTCCTCGACAGCGAGACCGCCCGGGCGGCCCTCCTCGCGGGCGCGGAGTTCGTCGTCACGCCGTCGCTGAACGAGGGCGTCGTCGAGACGTGCAACCGCTACGGAGCGCCCGTCGCGCCGGGCGTCGCGACGCCGACGGAGGCCGTCCGGGCGTTCGAGGCCGGGGCGGACCTCGCGAAGGTGTTCCCGGCGGCGAGTCTCGGCCCCGACCACGTCGCGAGCATCGGCGGACCGCTCGGACAGATCCCGCTCGTCCCGACCGGGGGCGTCTCGCTCGACAACGTCGAGGCGTTCGTCGAAGCGGGTGCCGTCGCCGTCGGCGTCGGCAGTTCGCTGGTCGACGACGAGGCCGTCGCCGCGGAGGACTACGACGCGCTCCGGGAACGCGCGTCCGCGTTCGCCGACGCCGTCGCAGACGCGAAGTAG
- a CDS encoding cupin domain-containing protein: MEKVAIDEVENQVNPMKVHSVRRPVSRELGTEEFAMNYFELEPGESFSGGLHAHHDQEEVFYVEEGTATFEVGVDREEVEVDAGELIRFPPGEFQKGYNGGDDGVVGWALGAPGASHDWDELQSRAYCPECDEETTQDVDMVEGQFALTCTDCGNEQG; encoded by the coding sequence ATGGAGAAAGTGGCCATCGACGAGGTCGAGAACCAGGTGAACCCGATGAAGGTCCACAGCGTCCGGCGGCCGGTGTCGCGCGAGCTCGGGACCGAGGAGTTCGCGATGAACTACTTCGAACTCGAGCCGGGCGAGTCGTTCTCCGGCGGCCTCCACGCGCACCACGACCAGGAGGAGGTGTTCTACGTCGAGGAGGGGACGGCGACGTTCGAGGTGGGCGTCGACCGCGAGGAGGTCGAGGTCGACGCCGGCGAGTTGATCCGGTTCCCGCCCGGCGAGTTCCAGAAGGGGTACAACGGCGGCGACGACGGCGTCGTCGGGTGGGCGCTGGGCGCGCCCGGCGCGAGCCACGACTGGGACGAACTGCAGTCGCGGGCCTACTGCCCGGAGTGCGACGAGGAGACGACTCAGGACGTGGACATGGTCGAGGGGCAGTTCGCGCTCACTTGCACTGACTGCGGGAACGAGCAGGGCTGA
- a CDS encoding PD-(D/E)XK nuclease family protein, translating to MTGGAAAITPGVPTFALSTRTRAAEARAAMAVVAGLVDRGVSPSDVTVVVRDLDPYEEPLSRAADRYGVRPNFWIQLRLKRTLPYRLLVAVLDLLVARESGTVPADALLDPLRFEWVPPVERGGTGWTTGPGDSDPDAGWPLPAATVAALARSVDGERRGIDAWRDRVAAVSDAGARLGTYLDWLDGLPARPDPDDVPVAVVPLLDAYRERVLPARRAADDATYSETARTARALARLHDGDEGLVPELASKYGSWLDADYGERSWATVRDLCDALATTVPGRREYPAARSVDVMEANDVWGLDLPYVVAGGLVDGEWPRPPESAFPAPFRERLRGADGAARNVRPRSGWTEGREFDQFADAVAAASEALVVTRHEYDADGVERRPSPYLRALDPTPVDRPAVGELIADCRLPPRLAATAEGASR from the coding sequence GTGACAGGCGGCGCGGCGGCGATAACCCCCGGCGTCCCGACGTTCGCGCTGTCGACGCGCACCAGGGCCGCGGAGGCCCGTGCGGCGATGGCCGTAGTGGCCGGGCTCGTCGACCGCGGCGTCTCGCCGAGCGACGTGACCGTGGTCGTCCGGGACCTCGACCCGTACGAGGAGCCCCTGTCGCGGGCCGCGGACCGGTACGGCGTCAGGCCGAACTTCTGGATCCAGCTCCGGCTCAAGCGGACGCTGCCCTACCGGCTGCTGGTCGCCGTCCTCGACCTCCTTGTCGCCCGCGAATCCGGTACGGTGCCGGCCGACGCGCTCCTCGACCCGCTTCGCTTCGAGTGGGTGCCGCCCGTCGAGCGTGGAGGGACGGGCTGGACCACCGGCCCCGGTGATTCCGACCCGGACGCAGGGTGGCCGCTGCCGGCCGCGACGGTCGCGGCGCTGGCCCGCAGCGTCGACGGCGAGCGTCGCGGTATCGACGCCTGGCGTGACCGCGTCGCGGCGGTCAGCGACGCTGGCGCACGGTTGGGCACCTACCTCGACTGGCTCGACGGGCTTCCGGCGCGGCCGGACCCGGACGACGTCCCGGTGGCGGTCGTCCCACTGCTCGACGCCTACCGGGAGCGCGTGCTGCCGGCGCGGCGGGCGGCGGACGACGCGACGTACTCGGAGACGGCGCGGACGGCGAGGGCGCTCGCGCGCCTGCACGACGGCGACGAGGGTCTCGTCCCCGAACTCGCGAGCAAGTACGGGTCGTGGCTCGACGCCGACTACGGCGAGCGGTCGTGGGCGACGGTCCGGGACCTCTGCGACGCGCTCGCGACGACCGTCCCCGGGCGCCGCGAGTACCCGGCCGCGCGGTCGGTCGACGTGATGGAGGCCAACGACGTCTGGGGGCTCGACCTCCCGTACGTCGTCGCCGGGGGGCTGGTCGACGGGGAGTGGCCGCGGCCGCCCGAGAGCGCGTTCCCGGCGCCCTTCAGGGAGCGACTGCGCGGCGCCGACGGGGCGGCGAGGAACGTCCGCCCGCGGTCGGGCTGGACCGAGGGCCGCGAGTTCGACCAGTTCGCGGACGCGGTCGCCGCGGCGAGCGAGGCCCTCGTCGTCACCCGCCACGAGTACGACGCGGACGGCGTCGAGCGCCGCCCGTCGCCGTACCTGCGGGCGCTCGATCCGACGCCAGTCGACCGGCCGGCGGTCGGCGAACTGATCGCCGACTGTCGCCTTCCCCCGCGACTGGCGGCGACCGCGGAGGGGGCGTCGCGATGA